In Nocardioides faecalis, the following proteins share a genomic window:
- a CDS encoding matrixin family metalloprotease, producing MAERWRSGMVLVLSAVLLVLVVWVGPGDELAALRRVIGIGGDRLGTPADVEPGGVHSFLQTQPGRPDEPVAWDPCRPVRYEINPDGGPGDAEESEDFVAEGLEAVAQFTGLRFEYVGRTDRRPEWAREFVPIGRREPVLISWATAEEVAELDGDVAGIGGAVAVSAPAGDWLRYVTGGVTLDADTFDDLDDERDGDAYARAILLHELGHLVGLGHVDSPAELMYDDNLGRLDFGTGDLNGLVRLGGGRCA from the coding sequence ATGGCTGAGCGTTGGCGCTCGGGCATGGTGCTGGTGCTCAGCGCCGTGCTCCTCGTGCTCGTCGTGTGGGTCGGGCCCGGTGACGAGCTCGCGGCCCTGCGCAGGGTGATCGGCATCGGTGGCGACCGGCTCGGCACGCCGGCCGACGTCGAGCCCGGCGGCGTGCACTCCTTCCTGCAGACGCAGCCCGGCCGGCCTGACGAACCCGTGGCGTGGGACCCCTGCCGGCCGGTGCGGTACGAGATCAATCCCGACGGCGGGCCGGGCGATGCCGAGGAGAGCGAGGACTTCGTGGCCGAGGGGCTCGAGGCCGTGGCGCAGTTCACCGGCCTGAGGTTCGAGTACGTCGGGCGTACCGACCGCCGGCCGGAGTGGGCCCGCGAGTTCGTGCCGATCGGCCGGCGCGAGCCGGTCCTGATCTCGTGGGCCACCGCCGAGGAGGTCGCCGAGCTCGACGGCGACGTCGCCGGCATCGGGGGAGCGGTCGCGGTCAGCGCCCCCGCCGGGGACTGGCTGCGCTACGTCACCGGCGGCGTCACCTTGGACGCCGACACGTTCGACGACCTCGACGACGAGCGCGACGGCGACGCCTATGCCCGCGCCATCCTGCTGCACGAGCTCGGCCACCTGGTCGGGCTCGGCCACGTCGACTCCCCGGCCGAGCTGATGTACGACGACAACCTCGGCCGGCTCGACTTCGGCACCGGCGACCTCAACGGACTCGTCCGTCTCGGCGGGGGCCGCTGCGCCTGA
- a CDS encoding glycosyltransferase: MTLSVHKGLYDADATGRRAPVIASVPSGHVYVRHLAPESGPGPRRLPDPAPDATERPAGAAWAPAGMLRPEWAAEADFDIFHLHFGFDACSPEQLAELVDVLRARRKPLVYTVHDLRNPHHADDSTHTAQLDVLVPAADALLTLTPGAAAEIRRRWGREAEVVPHPHVVGFDRMLRAANERTQRADGPFRVGLHVESLRASMDPMRILPTLVDTVRAMPGAVLQVNGHRDVLDYDGARPDTELADYLRAAARAGLLELAVHDVLPEDALWSYLTSLDVSVLPDRFGTHSSWLEACRDLGTTVVAPTCGYHEHQGPVLTYGHDESAFDADSLARALWTAYLDRPSLGTTVPRRRAQRAEVADAHNALYASLLG, encoded by the coding sequence TTGACCCTGTCAGTCCACAAGGGCCTGTACGACGCTGACGCCACCGGCCGCCGCGCTCCGGTGATCGCCTCCGTGCCGTCGGGGCACGTCTACGTGCGCCACCTCGCCCCGGAGTCCGGCCCCGGCCCTCGTCGCCTTCCCGACCCCGCGCCGGACGCGACCGAGCGCCCAGCGGGCGCCGCGTGGGCGCCGGCGGGGATGCTGCGCCCCGAGTGGGCCGCGGAGGCCGACTTCGACATCTTCCACCTGCACTTCGGCTTCGACGCCTGCTCCCCCGAGCAGCTGGCCGAGCTGGTCGACGTGCTGCGCGCGCGGCGCAAGCCGCTCGTCTACACGGTCCACGACCTGCGCAACCCGCACCACGCCGACGACTCCACGCACACCGCGCAGCTGGACGTCCTCGTGCCCGCCGCCGACGCGCTGCTCACCTTGACCCCCGGCGCCGCGGCCGAGATCCGCCGTCGGTGGGGACGCGAGGCCGAGGTCGTGCCGCACCCGCACGTCGTCGGCTTCGACCGGATGCTGCGCGCGGCCAACGAGCGCACCCAGCGCGCCGACGGGCCGTTCCGGGTGGGTCTGCACGTCGAGAGCCTGCGGGCCAGCATGGACCCGATGCGGATCCTGCCCACCCTGGTGGACACCGTGCGCGCGATGCCCGGCGCGGTGCTGCAGGTCAACGGGCACCGCGACGTCCTCGACTACGACGGCGCGCGCCCCGACACCGAGCTGGCGGACTACCTGCGCGCCGCCGCCCGGGCCGGGCTGCTGGAGCTGGCCGTGCACGACGTGCTCCCCGAGGACGCCCTGTGGTCCTACCTGACCTCGCTCGACGTCTCGGTGCTGCCCGACCGCTTCGGCACGCACTCGAGCTGGCTGGAGGCATGCCGCGACCTCGGCACCACCGTCGTGGCCCCGACGTGCGGCTATCACGAGCACCAGGGACCGGTGCTGACCTACGGCCACGACGAGTCCGCCTTCGACGCCGACTCGTTGGCGCGTGCACTGTGGACCGCCTACCTCGACCGGCCCAGCCTGGGCACCACCGTCCCGCGCCGTCGCGCCCAGCGCGCCGAGGTCGCCGACGCCCACAACGCCCTCTACGCCTCGCTGCTGGGCTGA
- a CDS encoding alpha/beta hydrolase, giving the protein MHVPFPVARQMTRRLVKPILGTRLSPVMQRRALELVLRASVLPKGTQVQRGDLGGVPAEQLVTTGSVPGRALLYLHGGAYLVGSPATHRAAAAHLAAAVGAVGHVLDYRLAPEHPYPAAVDDALAAYRALLDRGLEPGQVVVAGDSAGGGLSLALGLRLHSLGLPQPAALGLMSPWVDLGLSGLDESVVDPLLSRDWLELGASSYAGAARDVAEVSPLHAEPAALAALPALFVQAGTDEMLRRDIARFVDVARGAGAQVTYRELVGHWHVTQLFAGLAREADAAVAELGGWLRAALEDAGR; this is encoded by the coding sequence ATGCACGTCCCGTTCCCCGTGGCGCGTCAGATGACCCGCCGGCTGGTCAAGCCCATCCTCGGCACCCGCCTGTCCCCCGTCATGCAGCGGCGCGCGCTCGAGCTGGTGCTGCGCGCCTCGGTGCTGCCCAAGGGCACCCAGGTGCAGCGCGGCGACCTCGGCGGGGTGCCGGCCGAGCAGCTCGTCACCACCGGCAGCGTCCCGGGCCGGGCACTGCTCTACCTGCACGGCGGGGCCTACCTCGTGGGATCGCCGGCCACGCACCGCGCGGCCGCCGCCCACCTCGCCGCCGCGGTCGGCGCGGTCGGCCACGTGCTCGACTACCGCCTCGCCCCCGAGCACCCCTATCCCGCCGCGGTCGACGACGCGCTCGCCGCCTACCGCGCGCTGCTGGACCGTGGCCTGGAGCCCGGGCAGGTCGTCGTGGCCGGCGACTCCGCGGGCGGCGGGCTGTCGCTGGCACTCGGCCTGCGGCTGCACTCGCTCGGGCTGCCGCAACCGGCGGCGCTCGGGCTGATGTCGCCGTGGGTGGACCTCGGGCTCAGCGGGCTGGACGAGAGCGTCGTCGACCCGCTGCTGTCGCGGGACTGGCTGGAGCTGGGGGCGTCGTCGTACGCCGGTGCGGCGCGTGACGTCGCCGAGGTCTCCCCGCTGCACGCGGAGCCCGCCGCCCTGGCCGCGCTGCCTGCGCTGTTCGTGCAGGCTGGCACCGACGAGATGCTGCGCCGCGACATCGCGCGCTTCGTCGACGTCGCCCGCGGCGCCGGTGCCCAGGTCACCTACCGCGAGCTGGTCGGGCACTGGCACGTCACCCAGCTGTTCGCCGGCCTGGCGCGCGAGGCGGACGCGGCGGTCGCCGAGCTGGGCGGCTGGCTGCGCGCGGCTCTGGAGGACGCCGGGCGCTGA